Proteins from one Streptomyces sp. NBC_00289 genomic window:
- the pgi gene encoding glucose-6-phosphate isomerase, translated as MSDSPKLTRRPEWAALEDHRAQWQTHLRELFAADPGRAERYVVRVGDLRLDYSKHLITDETLALLQELAAATDVFGLRDAMFRGERINVTERRAVLHTALRAPADAVIEVDGENVVPRVHAVLDKMSDFSSRVRSGEWTGHTGKRIKNVVNIGIGGSDLGPAMAYEALRAFTARELTFRFVSNVDGADLHEAVRDLDPAETLFIVASKTFTTIETITNATSARSWLLDALGDEKAVARHFVALSTNEEKVTGFGIDPDNMFEFWDWVGGRYSFDSAIGLSLMIAIGPDRFREMLDGFRIVDEHFRTAPAEANAPVILGLLGIWYGNFFDAQSHAVLPYSHYLSRFTAYLQQLDMESNGKSVDRDGDPVEWQTGPVVWGTPGTNGQHAYYQLLHQGTKLIPADFIGFARPVAELSDELKAQHDLLMANLFAQGQALAFGKTADEVRAEGVAEEQVPHRTFKGNKPSTTILAAELTPSVLGQLVALYEHKVFVQGAVWNIDSFDQWGVELGKVLARRVEPALTEGADVPGLDPSTTALVAAYRTLRNTREVN; from the coding sequence ATGTCTGACTCCCCCAAGCTGACCCGACGGCCGGAGTGGGCCGCACTGGAGGACCACCGCGCCCAGTGGCAGACGCATCTGCGGGAGCTGTTCGCGGCCGATCCCGGGCGCGCCGAGCGGTATGTGGTGCGCGTCGGTGACCTGCGCCTCGACTACTCCAAGCACCTGATCACCGACGAGACCCTCGCGCTGCTCCAGGAACTGGCCGCCGCCACCGACGTGTTCGGGCTGCGGGACGCCATGTTCCGCGGCGAGCGGATCAACGTCACCGAGCGGCGGGCCGTGCTGCACACCGCGCTGCGGGCCCCCGCCGACGCCGTGATCGAGGTGGACGGCGAGAACGTCGTGCCCCGGGTCCACGCCGTGCTGGACAAGATGAGCGACTTCTCCTCCCGGGTCCGCTCGGGCGAGTGGACGGGCCACACCGGCAAGCGCATCAAGAACGTCGTGAACATCGGCATCGGCGGCTCCGACCTGGGCCCGGCGATGGCGTACGAGGCGCTCCGCGCCTTCACGGCACGGGAGCTGACGTTCCGGTTCGTCTCGAACGTGGACGGCGCCGACCTGCACGAGGCCGTCCGTGACCTCGACCCGGCGGAGACCCTGTTCATCGTCGCGTCCAAGACCTTCACCACCATCGAGACGATCACCAACGCGACCTCCGCCCGCTCCTGGCTGCTCGACGCCCTCGGCGACGAGAAGGCGGTCGCCCGGCACTTCGTCGCCCTGTCGACGAACGAGGAGAAGGTCACCGGTTTCGGCATCGACCCGGACAACATGTTCGAGTTCTGGGACTGGGTCGGCGGCCGCTACTCCTTCGACTCGGCCATCGGCCTGTCACTGATGATCGCGATCGGCCCGGACCGGTTCCGGGAGATGCTCGACGGGTTCCGCATCGTCGACGAGCACTTCCGGACGGCACCCGCCGAGGCCAACGCCCCGGTGATCCTCGGCCTGTTGGGCATCTGGTACGGCAACTTCTTCGACGCCCAGTCGCACGCCGTGCTCCCCTACAGCCACTACCTGTCCAGGTTCACCGCCTACCTCCAGCAGCTGGACATGGAGTCCAACGGCAAGTCCGTCGACCGTGACGGGGACCCGGTGGAGTGGCAGACCGGCCCGGTGGTGTGGGGCACGCCCGGCACCAACGGGCAGCACGCCTACTACCAGCTCCTGCACCAGGGCACGAAGCTGATCCCGGCGGACTTCATCGGCTTCGCGCGGCCGGTCGCCGAGCTGAGCGACGAACTCAAGGCACAGCACGACCTGTTGATGGCCAACCTGTTCGCCCAGGGACAGGCGCTGGCCTTCGGCAAGACCGCCGACGAGGTGCGGGCGGAGGGCGTGGCCGAGGAGCAGGTGCCGCACCGCACCTTCAAGGGCAACAAGCCCTCCACCACGATCCTGGCCGCGGAGCTGACCCCGTCGGTCCTCGGCCAGCTGGTCGCCCTGTACGAGCACAAGGTGTTCGTCCAGGGCGCGGTCTGGAACATCGACTCCTTCGACCAGTGGGGTGTCGAGCTCGGCAAGGTCCTCGCCAGGCGCGTGGAACCCGCCCTGACCGAGGGCGCCGACGTCCCCGGTCTCGACCCCTCCACCACCGCCCTCGTGGCCGCCTACCGGACTCTCCGCAACACTCGGGAAGTGAACTGA
- the gnd gene encoding phosphogluconate dehydrogenase (NAD(+)-dependent, decarboxylating), producing the protein MQLGLIGLGKMGGNMRERLRHAGHTVIGYDRNPELSDVSGLPELVEKLQAPRTVWVMVPAGAATQSVVDELGGLLEAGDTVVDGGNSRWSDDEKHAEELGAKGIGFVDAGVSGGVWGLQNGYALMVGGDKKHVDRLQPIFEALKPEGPYGYVHAGKVGAGHFSKMVHNGIEYAMMQAYAEGWELLESVDSVTDVREVFRSWQDGTVIRSWLLDLAVNALDQDEHLTKLRGFAEDSGEGRWTVEAAIDNSVPLPAITASLFARFASRQEDSPQMKMVAALRNQFGGHAVESVKE; encoded by the coding sequence ATGCAGCTTGGTCTCATCGGCCTCGGCAAGATGGGCGGCAACATGCGCGAGCGCCTCCGCCACGCCGGCCACACCGTCATCGGCTACGACCGCAACCCCGAGCTCTCCGACGTGAGCGGTCTGCCCGAACTGGTCGAGAAGCTCCAGGCCCCGCGCACGGTGTGGGTGATGGTGCCGGCCGGCGCCGCCACCCAGTCGGTCGTCGACGAGCTCGGCGGTCTGCTGGAGGCCGGCGACACCGTCGTCGACGGCGGCAACTCCCGCTGGAGCGACGACGAGAAGCACGCCGAGGAGCTGGGCGCCAAGGGCATCGGCTTCGTCGACGCGGGCGTCTCCGGCGGCGTGTGGGGCCTGCAGAACGGCTACGCGCTGATGGTCGGCGGCGACAAGAAGCACGTGGACCGGCTCCAGCCGATCTTCGAGGCGCTCAAGCCGGAAGGGCCCTACGGCTACGTCCACGCGGGCAAGGTCGGCGCCGGGCACTTCTCCAAGATGGTCCACAACGGCATCGAGTACGCCATGATGCAGGCCTACGCGGAGGGCTGGGAGCTGCTGGAGTCCGTGGACTCCGTGACCGACGTACGTGAGGTCTTCCGCTCCTGGCAGGACGGCACGGTCATCCGCTCCTGGCTGCTCGACCTGGCCGTCAACGCCCTCGACCAGGACGAGCACCTGACGAAGCTGCGCGGCTTCGCCGAGGACTCCGGCGAGGGCCGCTGGACCGTGGAGGCGGCCATCGACAACTCCGTGCCGCTCCCGGCGATCACGGCCTCCCTCTTCGCCCGGTTCGCGTCCCGCCAGGAGGACTCGCCGCAGATGAAGATGGTCGCGGCGCTGCGCAACCAGTTCGGCGGCCACGCCGTCGAGTCCGTGAAGGAGTAG
- a CDS encoding histidine phosphatase family protein — protein sequence MGDLLLVRHGETEWSVSGRHTSRTDLPLTQHGEEQAKSLAPLLSPRTYALALTSPLDRAIRTAELAGLTGAVPDPDLHEWDYGGYEGVTTVDIHRTRPDWYLWTDGVPPGRDGHPGESPEQVGLRADRVLARVDAALPDGDVILVAHGHFLRVLTARRLGLAPADGRLFQLATGTVGRLSTEHDRPVIAEWNTRP from the coding sequence GTGGGGGACCTTCTCCTGGTCCGCCACGGTGAGACGGAGTGGAGCGTGTCGGGCCGGCACACCAGCCGGACCGACCTGCCCCTCACCCAGCACGGCGAGGAACAGGCCAAGTCCCTCGCTCCGCTCCTCTCGCCGCGGACCTACGCCCTCGCGCTGACCAGCCCGCTGGACCGCGCGATCCGCACCGCCGAACTGGCGGGCCTGACCGGGGCCGTACCCGACCCCGACCTGCACGAATGGGACTACGGCGGCTACGAGGGCGTCACCACCGTCGACATACACCGCACCCGCCCCGACTGGTACCTGTGGACCGACGGGGTGCCGCCCGGCCGGGACGGGCACCCCGGCGAGTCGCCCGAGCAGGTGGGGCTGCGCGCCGACCGGGTGCTCGCCCGAGTGGACGCGGCGCTGCCCGACGGCGACGTGATCCTCGTGGCCCACGGCCACTTCCTGCGCGTCCTGACGGCGCGACGCCTGGGCCTCGCACCCGCCGACGGGCGCCTGTTCCAGCTCGCGACCGGCACGGTCGGACGACTGTCGACCGAGCACGACCGCCCGGTGATCGCGGAGTGGAACACCAGGCCGTAG
- a CDS encoding membrane-associated oxidoreductase, with the protein MEINDLTPAEERVWRAFTTGADVDFREGTDEDAANGGGWGPERTVRAAVLRSLLLNGPQQDGEIASLRVAGARITGMLDLQYATIDHPVRLRHSYFDEIPRFHAGRLRELNLSESALPGLTAQAMRVDGVLRMTRSRFRGPVRLGGTQITGSLYMESAHVDAPEDATEPVLQLNQVSVGADLWAPGLRTRGQIRLNGATVTGSVNLNDARLGNPGGAALDAETLGVEGDLLIRHAEVRGWIGLRGARVAGRLDLSYSRLSHPGSSALRASSATIGELWLRRGGPVEGGLNLRRAQLDVLFLEPETLPDQVQLGGLTYTSLALHEPADRRLPMLERDSDGYVPQAYEQLTAAYRRIGDDRAARLVQLAKQRRQRTTLPWYGRAWGHLQDATVGYGFRPLRAGGWLLSLLAIGSVAYSLHHPRPLKASEAPHFDPVFYTLDLLLPVISFGQEGAYAPDGWYQTLSYALVVAGWILATTVFTGVTRTVSRQ; encoded by the coding sequence ATGGAGATCAATGACCTGACGCCGGCGGAGGAGCGGGTGTGGCGGGCGTTCACCACCGGCGCCGACGTCGACTTCCGCGAGGGCACCGACGAGGACGCGGCGAACGGCGGCGGATGGGGGCCCGAACGGACGGTCCGGGCAGCCGTGTTGCGAAGTCTGCTCCTCAACGGCCCGCAGCAGGACGGCGAGATAGCCTCGCTGCGCGTGGCGGGCGCCCGTATCACCGGCATGCTCGACCTGCAGTACGCGACGATCGACCACCCCGTCCGGCTGAGGCACAGCTACTTCGACGAGATCCCCCGGTTCCACGCGGGCCGGCTGCGCGAACTCAATCTGAGCGAGTCCGCCCTGCCCGGACTGACCGCGCAGGCCATGCGGGTGGACGGCGTCCTGCGCATGACGCGCTCCCGGTTCCGGGGGCCCGTGCGGCTCGGCGGCACCCAGATCACCGGCAGCCTGTACATGGAGAGCGCCCACGTCGACGCGCCCGAGGACGCCACGGAGCCGGTCCTCCAGCTCAACCAGGTGTCGGTCGGCGCCGACCTGTGGGCACCCGGGCTGCGGACCCGGGGGCAGATCCGGCTCAACGGCGCCACCGTCACCGGATCGGTGAACCTGAACGACGCGCGGCTCGGCAATCCCGGAGGCGCCGCCCTCGACGCGGAGACGCTCGGTGTGGAAGGCGACCTCCTGATCCGGCACGCGGAGGTGCGCGGCTGGATCGGTCTGCGGGGCGCCCGGGTCGCCGGCCGCCTCGACCTGTCGTACTCCCGGCTGTCCCACCCCGGCAGCTCGGCGCTACGGGCGAGCAGCGCCACGATCGGGGAGCTGTGGCTGCGCCGCGGCGGCCCCGTGGAGGGCGGCCTGAATCTGCGCCGCGCGCAGCTGGACGTCCTGTTCCTGGAGCCGGAGACACTGCCGGACCAGGTGCAGCTGGGCGGCCTCACCTACACCTCCCTGGCCCTGCACGAACCCGCCGACCGCCGCCTGCCGATGCTGGAACGCGACAGCGACGGCTATGTTCCGCAGGCCTACGAACAGCTGACCGCCGCCTACCGCCGTATCGGCGACGACCGTGCCGCCCGGCTCGTGCAGCTCGCCAAGCAGCGCCGCCAGCGCACCACGCTCCCCTGGTACGGCCGCGCGTGGGGTCACCTCCAGGACGCCACCGTCGGCTACGGCTTCCGCCCGCTGCGGGCCGGTGGCTGGCTGCTGTCGCTGCTCGCGATCGGCTCGGTCGCCTACTCCCTGCACCACCCCCGGCCGCTCAAGGCGTCCGAGGCCCCGCACTTCGACCCGGTGTTCTACACGCTCGACCTGCTGCTGCCGGTGATCTCCTTCGGCCAGGAGGGCGCCTACGCCCCGGACGGCTGGTACCAGACGCTGTCCTACGCCCTGGTCGTCGCCGGCTGGATCCTGGCCACGACCGTCTTCACCGGTGTGACCCGGACGGTCAGCCGCCAGTGA
- a CDS encoding bifunctional sugar phosphate isomerase/epimerase/4-hydroxyphenylpyruvate dioxygenase family protein, which translates to MRTSIATVSLSGSLTEKLTAASRAGFDGVEIFENDLLASPLGPEEIRARCADLGLRVDLYQPMRDIEAVPAPEFARNLRRARHKFELMRRLGADTVLVCSSVSPLAEDDDALAAEQLSRLADLAQDHGIRVAYEALAWGRHVSTYEHAWHIVETADHPALGTCLDSFHILSRGGDPKGIEDIPGEKIFFLQLADAPLLAMDVLQWSRHYRCFPGQGGFDVAGLVRHVLRTGYDGPLSLEVFNDVFRQAEAGPTAVDARRSLLLLQETVGLAALPAPVVPTGVAFAELVTPDAEPVTAVLGALGFARTARHRGKPVDLWQRGEARVLVNTAGAARKDGTRLAAIGLESPDPAAAARRAEALLAPVLPRRRAPGDTPLDAVAAPDGTELFLCATDRPGLPSWRADFETVESAQDTADGFRVDHLALTQPWHHFDEATLFHRSVLGLRPQQSVDVADPYGLLRSRAVTNADGSVRIALTVGAAPTDDRVHAQHLALATDDVVTAARRFREAGGSLLPIPANYYDDLAARHDLTDAELETYRDLGILYDQDAHGAFRHCYTRTVGRVFFELLQRDGGYRGYGAPNAPVRLAAQHTGRGLTGG; encoded by the coding sequence GTGCGTACGTCCATCGCCACCGTCTCCCTCAGCGGATCCCTCACCGAGAAGCTCACGGCCGCCTCCCGGGCCGGCTTCGACGGTGTCGAGATCTTCGAGAACGACCTGCTCGCCAGCCCCCTGGGCCCCGAGGAGATCCGTGCCCGCTGCGCCGACCTCGGCCTGCGCGTCGACCTCTACCAGCCGATGCGCGACATCGAGGCCGTGCCCGCGCCCGAGTTCGCCCGCAACCTGCGCCGGGCCCGCCACAAGTTCGAGCTGATGCGCAGGCTCGGCGCCGACACCGTGCTCGTCTGCTCCAGCGTCTCCCCGCTCGCCGAGGACGACGACGCCCTCGCGGCCGAGCAGTTGAGCCGGCTGGCCGACCTGGCCCAGGACCACGGCATCCGTGTCGCCTACGAGGCGCTCGCCTGGGGCAGGCACGTCAGCACGTACGAGCACGCCTGGCACATCGTCGAGACGGCGGACCACCCGGCGCTCGGCACCTGCCTGGACAGCTTCCACATCCTCTCCCGCGGCGGTGACCCCAAGGGCATCGAGGACATCCCGGGCGAGAAGATCTTCTTCCTCCAGCTCGCCGACGCCCCGCTGCTCGCGATGGACGTCCTGCAGTGGAGCCGCCACTACCGCTGCTTCCCCGGCCAGGGCGGATTCGACGTCGCCGGGCTCGTCCGGCACGTGTTGCGCACCGGATACGACGGCCCGCTCTCCCTGGAGGTCTTCAACGACGTCTTCCGCCAGGCCGAGGCCGGGCCGACGGCCGTGGACGCCCGCCGCTCCCTCCTGCTCCTCCAGGAGACGGTGGGCCTGGCCGCGCTGCCCGCCCCCGTCGTCCCCACCGGCGTCGCCTTCGCCGAACTGGTCACCCCCGACGCCGAACCGGTCACGGCCGTCCTGGGCGCGCTCGGCTTCGCCCGCACCGCACGCCACCGCGGCAAACCGGTGGACCTGTGGCAGCGGGGCGAGGCCCGTGTCCTGGTCAACACCGCGGGGGCGGCACGCAAGGACGGCACCCGACTCGCCGCCATCGGCCTGGAGTCACCGGACCCGGCCGCCGCCGCCCGCCGCGCCGAGGCCCTGCTCGCGCCCGTCCTGCCCCGCCGGCGCGCCCCCGGGGACACCCCGCTGGACGCCGTGGCGGCGCCCGACGGCACGGAACTGTTCCTCTGCGCCACGGACCGTCCCGGACTCCCCAGCTGGCGGGCGGACTTCGAGACCGTGGAGTCCGCGCAGGACACCGCCGACGGTTTCCGCGTCGACCACCTCGCCCTCACCCAGCCCTGGCACCACTTCGACGAGGCGACCCTCTTCCACCGCAGCGTGCTCGGCCTGCGTCCGCAGCAGAGCGTGGACGTCGCCGACCCCTACGGCCTGCTGCGCAGCCGCGCCGTCACCAACGCCGACGGCAGCGTCCGCATCGCGCTCACCGTCGGCGCGGCACCCACCGACGACCGCGTCCACGCCCAGCACCTCGCGCTGGCCACCGACGACGTGGTCACCGCGGCCCGCCGCTTCCGCGAGGCCGGCGGCAGCCTGCTGCCCATCCCCGCGAACTACTACGACGACCTGGCCGCCCGACATGACCTGACCGACGCCGAGCTGGAGACGTACCGCGACCTCGGCATCCTCTACGACCAGGACGCGCACGGCGCCTTCCGGCACTGCTACACCCGCACCGTCGGCCGGGTCTTCTTCGAACTCCTCCAGCGCGACGGCGGCTACCGCGGCTACGGCGCCCCGAACGCGCCGGTGCGACTGGCGGCCCAGCACACCGGGCGGGGACTCACTGGCGGCTGA
- a CDS encoding shikimate dehydrogenase, with protein MAKDSYLVGLIGSGIGPSLSPALHEREADRQGLRYLYRLIDIDALGVPPEAVGDLVRAARDLGFDGLNITHPCKQHVLGHLDALAPQAEALGAVNTVVFEGGRAVGHNTDVTGFAASFARGLPDVPLERVVQLGAGGAGAAVAHATLTLGAERVTVVDALPERAADLAASLNRHFGPGRAAAAGPASLADLLARADGIGGLVHATPTGMAAHPGLPLSPGLLHPGLWVAEVVYRPLETELLRTARALGCATLDGAGMAVFQAVDAFRLFTGREPDSARMLTDIAELAGAVGAPK; from the coding sequence GTGGCCAAGGACTCGTATCTCGTCGGACTGATCGGTTCCGGCATCGGTCCCTCGCTCAGCCCGGCGCTGCACGAGCGGGAGGCCGACCGGCAGGGCCTGCGCTATCTGTACCGGCTCATCGACATCGACGCCCTCGGTGTCCCGCCCGAGGCGGTGGGCGACCTCGTGCGCGCCGCCCGTGACCTCGGCTTCGACGGGCTCAACATCACCCACCCCTGCAAGCAGCACGTCCTCGGGCACCTGGACGCGCTCGCCCCGCAGGCCGAGGCCCTGGGCGCGGTCAACACCGTCGTCTTCGAGGGCGGCCGCGCCGTCGGCCACAACACCGACGTCACCGGATTCGCCGCCTCTTTCGCGCGCGGGCTGCCCGACGTACCGCTGGAGCGGGTCGTGCAGCTCGGCGCGGGCGGTGCGGGAGCCGCCGTCGCGCACGCCACGCTCACCCTCGGCGCCGAGCGCGTCACCGTCGTCGACGCGCTGCCCGAGCGGGCCGCGGACCTCGCCGCCTCGCTGAACCGGCACTTCGGTCCGGGCCGGGCGGCCGCCGCCGGCCCGGCCAGCCTGGCGGACCTGCTCGCGCGGGCCGACGGGATCGGCGGCCTCGTCCACGCGACCCCCACCGGCATGGCCGCCCACCCCGGCCTGCCCCTGTCCCCCGGACTGCTGCACCCCGGGCTGTGGGTCGCCGAGGTGGTCTACCGCCCGCTGGAGACCGAACTGTTGCGCACCGCCCGCGCCCTCGGCTGCGCCACGCTCGACGGCGCCGGCATGGCCGTCTTCCAGGCCGTCGACGCGTTCCGCCTGTTCACCGGCCGGGAACCCGACAGCGCCCGCATGCTCACGGACATCGCGGAACTCGCGGGCGCCGTGGGGGCACCGAAGTAG
- a CDS encoding TetR/AcrR family transcriptional regulator gives MTSVEEPARPNGRIRDAARTQAEILDVATQEFARAGYDGARVDEIAARTRTTKRMIYYYFGGKEQLFTAVLERAYGVIREAEQGLDVEHLDPVAAIRRLAELTFDHHERHPDFIRLVSIENIHGAEHIAASEKLGRIGSPALDVIGRILDSGRASGLFTADVDAVDLHAMISSFCFFRVANRHTFGALFGRDLVAPAQREHYRTMLGDMVIAYLTADRSAD, from the coding sequence ATGACCAGCGTCGAAGAGCCGGCACGACCGAACGGGCGCATCCGTGACGCCGCCCGCACCCAGGCCGAGATCCTCGACGTGGCGACGCAGGAGTTCGCGCGGGCCGGCTACGACGGCGCCCGGGTCGACGAGATCGCCGCCCGCACCCGCACCACGAAGCGGATGATCTACTACTACTTCGGCGGCAAGGAGCAGCTGTTCACGGCCGTCCTGGAACGGGCGTACGGCGTCATCCGGGAGGCCGAACAGGGACTGGACGTCGAGCACCTGGATCCGGTCGCGGCGATCCGGCGACTGGCGGAGCTGACCTTCGACCACCACGAGCGGCACCCGGACTTCATCCGCCTGGTGAGCATCGAGAACATCCACGGGGCCGAGCACATCGCGGCCTCCGAGAAGCTCGGCAGGATCGGCTCGCCGGCCCTCGACGTGATCGGCCGCATCCTGGACTCGGGACGGGCGTCGGGCCTGTTCACGGCCGACGTGGACGCCGTGGACCTGCACGCGATGATCAGCTCCTTCTGCTTCTTCCGGGTCGCCAACCGGCACACCTTCGGCGCCCTGTTCGGCCGCGACCTGGTCGCCCCGGCCCAGCGGGAGCACTACCGCACGATGCTCGGCGACATGGTCATCGCCTATCTGACGGCGGACCGTTCGGCGGACTGA
- a CDS encoding MFS transporter produces MSVPDAPPGQPAKAATAAWIGSALEYYDFFIYGSAAALIFPKVFFDESDPATATLLSLATFGVAYAARPVGALFLGHFGDRAGRKNVMVFTLILMGVSTFLIGCLPTRAQVGGLAPVLLVLCRVLQGISAAGEQASANSMTLEHAPPHRRGFFTSFTLSGTQGGQLLATLVFIPVAALPEDQLLSWGWRLPFWLSVAVAVVGYVIRRKLEETPAFARQAASEGVVKLPLVVLMREHWADVLRVVAGALIASVSTIFTVWALAYATSDSVGMSRSSMLWVSALANLVALAAIPLWATLSDRIGRRPVYLAGAAGSAVTMFLYLWAISTGSYPLIMVLGIVTFGVVYSAANGVWPSFYGEMFSTRVRLSGMAIGTQIGFAVAGFAVTFAAQIAGPDGDDWSSVALFTAALCVPPVIAVLSARETHGVPTERLGEPSRPEASQPETVTA; encoded by the coding sequence GTGTCCGTCCCCGACGCACCTCCCGGCCAGCCGGCCAAAGCGGCCACGGCCGCCTGGATCGGCAGCGCGCTGGAGTACTACGACTTCTTCATCTACGGCAGCGCGGCCGCGCTGATCTTCCCGAAGGTCTTCTTCGACGAGTCCGACCCGGCCACCGCGACCCTGCTGTCGCTGGCCACGTTCGGTGTCGCCTACGCCGCCCGGCCGGTCGGCGCGCTCTTCCTCGGCCACTTCGGCGACCGGGCCGGCCGCAAGAACGTCATGGTCTTCACGCTGATCCTGATGGGTGTGTCGACGTTCCTGATCGGCTGCCTGCCCACCCGCGCCCAGGTCGGCGGCCTCGCCCCCGTCCTGCTCGTCCTGTGCCGGGTCCTCCAGGGCATCTCGGCGGCGGGTGAGCAGGCCAGCGCCAACTCCATGACGCTGGAACACGCCCCGCCGCACCGGCGCGGCTTCTTCACCAGCTTCACGTTGAGCGGCACCCAGGGCGGCCAGCTCCTCGCCACCCTGGTGTTCATCCCCGTCGCCGCGCTCCCCGAGGACCAGTTGCTGTCCTGGGGCTGGCGGCTGCCGTTCTGGCTGAGCGTCGCGGTCGCCGTGGTCGGCTACGTCATCCGCCGCAAGCTGGAGGAGACGCCGGCCTTTGCCCGGCAGGCGGCCTCGGAAGGGGTGGTGAAACTGCCGCTGGTGGTGCTGATGCGGGAGCACTGGGCGGACGTGCTGCGGGTGGTCGCGGGCGCGCTGATCGCCTCGGTGAGCACCATCTTCACGGTGTGGGCACTGGCGTACGCGACGAGCGACTCCGTCGGGATGAGCCGCTCCTCCATGTTGTGGGTGAGCGCGCTCGCCAACCTGGTCGCGCTGGCCGCCATCCCCCTGTGGGCCACCCTGTCGGACCGCATCGGCCGGCGTCCGGTGTACCTGGCCGGCGCCGCCGGCAGCGCGGTGACCATGTTCCTCTACCTGTGGGCGATCTCCACGGGCTCCTACCCGCTCATCATGGTGCTGGGCATCGTCACCTTCGGCGTGGTCTACAGCGCGGCGAACGGCGTCTGGCCCTCCTTCTACGGCGAGATGTTCTCCACCCGTGTCCGGCTGTCCGGTATGGCGATCGGCACCCAGATCGGCTTCGCCGTGGCCGGTTTCGCGGTCACCTTCGCCGCGCAGATCGCCGGCCCCGACGGTGACGACTGGTCCTCGGTCGCCCTGTTCACCGCGGCCCTGTGCGTCCCGCCGGTCATCGCCGTCCTGTCAGCCCGCGAGACCCACGGCGTCCCGACCGAGCGACTCGGCGAACCCTCCCGCCCGGAGGCGTCCCAGCCCGAGACCGTGACGGCCTGA
- a CDS encoding VOC family protein — protein sequence MPVNGRCHIRVARPSRDLAAAERFWAGGLGLGVLWRAEGGAGHGEHDLLMLGWPDADWHLELVRAPAHPVEPRPTDEDLLVVYVDGPVPEDLLARLEEHGGKRVPSPNPYWNEWGVTVEDPDGYRLVLCERGWSNA from the coding sequence ATGCCCGTCAACGGCCGTTGTCACATCCGTGTCGCCCGTCCGTCCCGGGACCTGGCGGCCGCCGAGCGGTTCTGGGCCGGGGGTCTGGGGCTCGGCGTGCTGTGGCGGGCCGAGGGTGGTGCCGGGCACGGGGAACACGACCTGCTGATGCTGGGATGGCCGGACGCCGACTGGCACCTGGAACTCGTCCGGGCACCCGCGCACCCCGTCGAACCCCGGCCCACCGACGAGGACCTCCTGGTGGTCTACGTCGACGGCCCGGTGCCGGAAGACCTGCTCGCCCGCCTCGAGGAGCACGGCGGAAAGCGGGTGCCGTCGCCCAACCCGTACTGGAACGAGTGGGGCGTCACCGTCGAGGACCCGGACGGCTACCGGCTGGTGCTGTGCGAGCGGGGCTGGTCCAACGCCTGA
- a CDS encoding TIGR03618 family F420-dependent PPOX class oxidoreductase gives MTQDATQDALLELLSDTGGGVLVILKRDGRPQLSNVSHHYYPDERIVRVSITDDRAKTRNLRRDPRASYHVTSSDRWAWTVAEGTADLSPVAEDPHDETVGELVRLYRDAVGDHPDWDDFRAAMVRDRRLVLRLRVERAYGIPRAADRG, from the coding sequence ATGACTCAGGACGCGACGCAGGACGCACTGCTCGAGCTGCTCTCCGACACCGGCGGCGGGGTGCTGGTCATCCTCAAGCGCGACGGCCGGCCCCAGTTGTCGAACGTCAGTCACCACTACTACCCGGACGAACGGATCGTCCGGGTCTCGATCACGGACGACCGCGCCAAGACCCGCAACCTGCGCCGGGACCCCCGCGCGTCGTACCACGTGACCAGCTCCGACCGGTGGGCCTGGACGGTCGCGGAGGGCACGGCCGACCTCTCGCCCGTCGCGGAGGACCCGCACGACGAGACGGTCGGGGAGCTCGTCCGTCTCTACCGCGACGCCGTGGGTGACCACCCCGACTGGGACGACTTCCGCGCCGCGATGGTCCGCGACCGCCGCCTGGTGCTGCGGCTGCGGGTGGAGCGGGCGTACGGCATTCCCCGGGCCGCCGACCGAGGCTGA